From Polynucleobacter sp. MWH-Braz-FAM2G, a single genomic window includes:
- the secE gene encoding preprotein translocase subunit SecE, translating into MSHQTASHTEEKSGWVSGLAALIVVAALVLYYTLVDQSLLVRLAVLFGGIAAAVLIVAISPDGRRFIAYAKDSWYEVKKVVWPTRKETTQMTLVVFGFVLIMSLFLWIADKLIEWLVFSVFLGWK; encoded by the coding sequence ATGTCTCATCAAACAGCAAGTCATACTGAAGAAAAAAGCGGCTGGGTCTCTGGACTCGCTGCTTTAATCGTTGTTGCAGCGTTAGTTCTTTACTACACGTTGGTAGACCAATCCCTATTGGTTCGCCTTGCTGTTTTATTTGGTGGCATTGCAGCTGCTGTTTTGATTGTGGCGATTTCTCCTGATGGGCGTCGTTTTATCGCCTACGCAAAAGATTCTTGGTATGAAGTAAAAAAGGTTGTTTGGCCAACTCGTAAAGAGACTACCCAAATGACTCTAGTCGTATTTGGCTTTGTTCTGATCATGTCCTTGTTTTTGTGGATCGCAGACAAATTAATTGAATGGCTAGTTTTTTCAGTCTTTTTAGGCTGGAAGTGA
- the nusG gene encoding transcription termination/antitermination protein NusG, translated as MIDSEVAANPQATGNMRWYVIHAYSGMEKSVKKGLEERIARSGMPEKFGRILVPSEEVVEIKSGTKSVSERRFFPGYVLIEMEMTDESWHLVKNTPKVTGFVGGVRNRPSPISTAEVTKIMDQMQAGVDKPKPKTLFEVGEMVRVKEGPFTDFNGNVEEVNYEKSRLRVSVTIFGRGTPVELEFGQVEKM; from the coding sequence ATGATTGATTCTGAAGTAGCCGCAAATCCTCAAGCTACCGGCAATATGCGCTGGTATGTTATTCATGCCTATTCCGGTATGGAAAAAAGTGTAAAAAAGGGTCTCGAGGAGCGCATCGCCCGTTCTGGTATGCCTGAAAAATTTGGTCGTATTTTGGTTCCATCCGAAGAGGTTGTAGAAATCAAATCCGGCACCAAATCTGTATCTGAGCGTCGTTTCTTTCCGGGATATGTCCTGATTGAAATGGAAATGACCGATGAGAGCTGGCATTTGGTGAAAAATACGCCAAAAGTGACTGGTTTTGTGGGTGGTGTTCGTAACCGCCCAAGCCCAATTTCTACAGCAGAAGTTACCAAAATAATGGATCAAATGCAGGCTGGGGTAGATAAACCTAAGCCTAAGACTCTGTTTGAGGTGGGTGAGATGGTTCGCGTTAAAGAAGGTCCGTTCACAGATTTCAATGGAAACGTTGAAGAAGTGAACTATGAGAAGTCAAGATTGCGCGTTTCTGTTACAATTTTCGGCCGCGGTACCCCAGTTGAGCTGGAGTTCGGCCAAGTAGAAAAGATGTAA
- the rplK gene encoding 50S ribosomal protein L11 produces the protein MAKKIIGFIKLQIPAGKANPSPPVGPALGQRGLNIMEFCKAFNAQTQSMEPGLPIPVVITAFADKSFTFIMKTPPATIMIKKAAKIEKGSPRPHTDKVGKITRAQAEEIAKAKMPDLTAADMDAAVRTIAGSARSMGITVEGL, from the coding sequence ATGGCAAAAAAGATTATTGGCTTTATTAAGCTGCAGATTCCTGCAGGTAAAGCAAATCCATCACCACCCGTAGGTCCAGCATTGGGTCAACGTGGTCTTAACATTATGGAATTTTGTAAGGCGTTTAATGCTCAAACTCAGAGCATGGAGCCTGGCCTGCCTATTCCAGTCGTGATTACAGCGTTCGCTGATAAGAGCTTCACTTTCATCATGAAGACTCCTCCAGCAACCATCATGATTAAGAAAGCTGCAAAGATCGAAAAAGGATCACCACGTCCTCATACCGATAAGGTAGGAAAAATTACTCGTGCTCAAGCGGAAGAAATCGCTAAAGCAAAAATGCCAGATTTGACAGCGGCCGATATGGATGCAGCTGTAAGAACAATCGCTGGTAGCGCCCGTTCCATGGGCATCACTGTGGAAGGTCTCTAA
- the rplA gene encoding 50S ribosomal protein L1, with translation MTKLSKRVKAIQSKVDRNKFYPLDDALNLVKECATAKFDESIDVAVQLGIDAKKSDQVVRGAVVLPAGTGKHVRVAVFAQGEKAEQAKAAGAEIVGMEDLAEQIKGGKIDFDVLIASPDTMKIVGTLGQVLGPRGLMPNPKVGTVTPDVATAVKNAKAGQVQFRVDKAGIVHASIGRRSFEPAALKSNLLALLEALNKAKPPASKGVYLKKVAVSSTMGAGVRVDQASLQAAA, from the coding sequence ATGACTAAATTATCTAAACGCGTAAAAGCAATTCAATCTAAGGTTGATCGCAATAAATTTTATCCATTAGACGATGCATTGAACCTCGTTAAAGAGTGTGCAACTGCCAAGTTTGATGAGTCAATTGATGTTGCAGTTCAGTTGGGTATTGATGCTAAGAAATCTGACCAAGTTGTACGTGGCGCAGTTGTGCTCCCAGCTGGTACAGGTAAGCATGTTCGTGTTGCTGTTTTTGCACAAGGCGAGAAGGCTGAACAAGCTAAAGCTGCTGGTGCAGAAATCGTTGGCATGGAAGATCTTGCGGAACAAATTAAAGGCGGCAAAATTGATTTTGACGTTTTGATCGCATCCCCAGACACAATGAAAATTGTTGGTACTTTAGGTCAAGTATTGGGCCCACGTGGTTTGATGCCGAATCCAAAAGTAGGGACAGTTACCCCTGACGTTGCAACTGCAGTTAAGAATGCAAAAGCTGGTCAAGTGCAATTCCGTGTGGACAAAGCCGGTATCGTTCATGCAAGCATTGGTCGTCGTTCATTCGAGCCAGCTGCATTGAAATCCAATTTACTCGCATTGCTTGAGGCTTTGAATAAAGCGAAACCTCCTGCATCGAAGGGTGTTTATTTAAAGAAGGTTGCCGTAAGCAGCACCATGGGTGCAGGCGTACGTGTTGACCAAGCATCGTTACAGGCGGCGGCTTAA
- the rplL gene encoding 50S ribosomal protein L7/L12 codes for MAITKEEIIEAVGSMSVMDLNDLVKAFEEKFGVSAAAMAVAGPAGGGDAAGGGAEQTEFTVNLVEAGANKVSVIKAVREITGLGLKEAKDLVDGAPKPIKEGVDKKTAEDAKKKLEEAGAKAELK; via the coding sequence ATGGCGATTACTAAAGAAGAAATCATTGAAGCAGTAGGTAGCATGTCCGTTATGGATTTGAATGACTTGGTTAAAGCATTCGAAGAGAAGTTTGGTGTTTCAGCTGCAGCAATGGCTGTTGCTGGTCCTGCAGGTGGCGGTGATGCTGCTGGCGGTGGCGCAGAACAAACTGAATTCACAGTCAACCTTGTCGAAGCTGGCGCAAATAAAGTTTCAGTAATTAAAGCAGTTCGTGAAATTACTGGTCTTGGTTTGAAAGAGGCGAAAGATTTGGTAGACGGCGCACCGAAGCCAATCAAAGAAGGCGTTGACAAGAAAACTGCTGAAGATGCTAAGAAGAAGCTTGAAGAAGCTGGCGCTAAAGCAGAACTCAAGTAA
- the rpoB gene encoding DNA-directed RNA polymerase subunit beta, whose amino-acid sequence MNYSFTERKRVRKSFAKRVNNHQVPYLIATQLESYAKFLQADKPATSRINEGLQAAFTSAFPIVSNNGYARMEYVSYQLSQPPFDVKECQQRGYTYHSALRAKVRLIIYDREAPTKVKEVKESEVYMGEIPLMTENGSFVINGTERVIVSQLHRSPGVFFEHDKGKTHSSGKLLFSARIIPYRGSWLDFEFDPKDILYFRVDRRRKMPVTILLKAIGLNNEQILANFFNFDHFSLTANGASMEFVPERLRGQLASFDVVDKNGVVVIQKDKRINAKHIRELEAAKTKTIAVPDDYLVGRVVARNIVDPDSGEILAYANDEITEELLATLRDAGIKQLETIYTNDLDSGAYISQTLRTDETADQMAARIAIYRMMRPGEPPTEDAVEALFQRLFYSEDSYDLSRVGRMKVNSRLNRPEMEGPMVLSNEDILDTIKSLVDLRNGKGEVDDIDHLGNRRVRCVGELAENQFRAGLSRVERAVKERLGQAETENLMPHDLINSKPISSAIREFFGSSQLSQFMDQTNPLSEITHKRRISALGPGGLTRERAGFEVRDVHPTHYGRVCPIETPEGPNIGLINSLALFARLNEHGFLETPYRKVSNSKVSDEVVYLSAIEEAKYVIAQANATIDKNGKLADELVSARQAGETMMVSPERIDFIDVAPSQIVSAAASLVPFLEHDDANRALMGANMQRQAVPCLRPDKPLVGTGLERIVAVDSGTVVLAARGGIVDYVDANRVVIRVNDDETAAGEVGVDIYNLIKYTRSNQNTNINQRPIVKVGDRVARGDVVADGASTDLGELALGQNMTVAFMPWNGYNFEDSILISEKVVADDRYTSIHIEELSVVARDTKLGSEEITRDISNLAESQLSRLDESGIVYIGAEVEAGDVLVGKVTPKGETTLTPEEKLLRAIFGEKASDVKDTSLRVPSGMIGTVIDVQVFTREGIERDARAQSIIQEELQRYRLDLNDQLRIVEGDAFMRLEKLLIGKVANGGPKKLAKGTKIDKEYLADLDKYHWFDVRPADEEVASQVEAIKSSIEAKRKQFDEAFEEKRTKLTQGDDLQPGVTKMVKVYLAVKRRLQPGDKMAGRHGNKGVVSKIAPAEDMPFMADGRPVDIVLNPLGVPSRMNVGQILETHLGWAAQGIGKRIDEMVRQQAKQAELRKFLKQLYNETGRIEDIDNFTDEQITVLAENLRQGLPFATPVFDGATEAEIGRMLELAYPEDVAASLRMTPSRQQMVLFDGRTGDQFERPVTVGVMHVLKLHHLVDDKMHARSTGPYSLVTQQPLGGKAQFGGQRFGEMEVWALEAYGASYVLQEMLTVKSDDVAGRTKVYENIVKGEHTIDAGMPESFNVLVKEIRSLGIDIDMERN is encoded by the coding sequence ATGAACTATAGCTTCACCGAACGCAAGCGAGTCCGTAAAAGCTTTGCTAAGCGAGTAAACAACCACCAGGTTCCGTACCTGATCGCAACGCAGCTGGAGTCCTACGCTAAATTTTTACAGGCCGATAAGCCGGCTACTTCTCGTATTAACGAGGGATTGCAAGCCGCCTTTACATCAGCATTTCCAATTGTGTCTAACAACGGCTATGCACGTATGGAATACGTGTCTTACCAGTTATCACAACCACCATTTGATGTTAAAGAATGTCAGCAACGTGGTTACACATACCACTCAGCCTTACGCGCAAAAGTTCGCTTGATTATTTATGATCGCGAAGCGCCTACTAAGGTAAAAGAGGTAAAAGAGAGTGAAGTCTACATGGGTGAAATTCCACTCATGACAGAAAACGGCTCTTTTGTAATTAACGGTACTGAGCGCGTGATCGTTTCTCAGTTGCATCGTTCCCCTGGCGTATTCTTCGAACACGATAAGGGCAAGACACACAGTTCAGGTAAGTTGCTGTTCTCAGCACGCATCATCCCTTACCGTGGTTCATGGCTTGATTTCGAGTTTGATCCAAAAGATATTCTCTACTTCCGCGTTGACCGTCGTCGCAAGATGCCCGTCACCATTTTGCTCAAAGCAATTGGTCTAAACAACGAACAGATTCTTGCAAACTTCTTCAATTTCGATCATTTCTCATTGACCGCTAATGGCGCATCAATGGAATTTGTGCCAGAGCGTTTGCGTGGTCAGTTAGCCAGCTTTGATGTAGTTGATAAGAATGGCGTTGTCGTTATTCAAAAAGACAAGCGTATTAATGCGAAGCATATTCGCGAGCTCGAAGCTGCCAAGACAAAGACCATCGCTGTACCTGATGACTATTTAGTTGGCCGTGTAGTTGCGCGTAATATTGTTGATCCAGATTCTGGTGAAATCTTGGCTTACGCTAACGATGAAATCACTGAAGAATTGTTGGCAACATTGCGCGATGCAGGCATCAAGCAATTAGAAACTATCTACACCAATGATTTGGATTCTGGTGCGTATATTTCTCAGACATTGCGCACTGATGAAACCGCCGATCAGATGGCTGCTCGTATTGCTATCTATCGCATGATGCGTCCTGGTGAGCCGCCTACTGAAGATGCTGTTGAGGCCCTATTCCAGCGTTTGTTCTACAGCGAAGATAGTTACGATTTATCACGTGTTGGTCGTATGAAGGTGAATAGCCGTTTGAACCGTCCAGAAATGGAAGGTCCAATGGTTCTGTCGAATGAAGATATTCTTGACACCATTAAGTCCCTCGTAGACTTGCGCAACGGCAAAGGTGAAGTAGACGATATTGATCACTTAGGTAATCGTCGTGTGCGTTGCGTTGGTGAATTGGCTGAAAATCAATTCCGTGCTGGTTTGTCACGTGTTGAGCGTGCGGTTAAAGAACGTCTCGGCCAAGCCGAAACAGAAAACCTCATGCCGCATGACTTGATTAACAGCAAGCCAATCTCTTCCGCGATTCGTGAGTTCTTCGGTTCTTCACAGCTGTCGCAGTTTATGGATCAAACTAACCCACTCTCAGAGATCACGCACAAGCGTCGTATTTCTGCATTGGGGCCTGGTGGTTTGACACGCGAGCGCGCAGGCTTTGAAGTGCGCGACGTGCATCCAACTCATTATGGACGTGTTTGCCCAATTGAAACTCCGGAAGGACCAAACATTGGTTTGATCAACTCACTCGCGTTATTTGCGCGTTTGAATGAGCATGGCTTCCTCGAGACTCCATACCGCAAGGTTTCTAATAGCAAGGTAAGTGATGAAGTGGTTTACCTCTCTGCGATTGAAGAAGCCAAGTATGTGATTGCTCAGGCGAATGCGACGATCGACAAAAATGGCAAGTTAGCTGACGAATTAGTTTCTGCTCGTCAAGCTGGTGAAACTATGATGGTTAGCCCAGAGCGTATCGATTTCATCGACGTTGCTCCTAGCCAGATCGTTTCTGCCGCTGCCTCACTCGTTCCATTCTTGGAGCACGATGATGCTAACCGTGCGTTGATGGGTGCGAACATGCAGCGTCAGGCAGTTCCTTGCTTGCGTCCAGATAAGCCATTAGTTGGTACAGGTTTAGAGCGTATTGTTGCAGTTGACTCCGGCACTGTTGTATTGGCAGCGCGAGGCGGTATTGTTGATTACGTTGATGCGAATCGTGTGGTGATTCGTGTGAACGATGATGAAACTGCTGCTGGTGAAGTTGGTGTGGATATTTATAACCTCATCAAGTACACCCGTTCAAACCAAAACACCAATATCAATCAGCGTCCAATCGTGAAGGTTGGCGATCGCGTAGCCCGTGGTGACGTAGTTGCTGACGGCGCATCTACCGATTTGGGCGAATTGGCATTGGGTCAAAACATGACTGTGGCGTTTATGCCATGGAACGGTTATAACTTCGAAGACTCAATCTTGATTTCTGAGAAGGTGGTTGCTGATGACCGCTACACCTCTATTCACATTGAAGAGTTGTCTGTAGTTGCTCGTGATACCAAGTTAGGCTCAGAAGAGATTACGCGCGATATCTCCAATTTGGCAGAGTCACAACTCTCCCGTTTGGATGAAAGCGGTATTGTTTACATCGGTGCTGAGGTTGAGGCTGGTGACGTATTAGTTGGTAAGGTAACTCCAAAGGGTGAAACTACTCTCACTCCAGAAGAGAAGTTACTTCGTGCGATCTTCGGTGAAAAAGCATCTGACGTTAAAGATACTTCATTGCGTGTTCCTTCAGGAATGATTGGGACAGTTATTGATGTTCAGGTCTTCACTCGCGAAGGTATTGAGCGTGATGCACGCGCACAGTCAATCATTCAGGAAGAATTGCAACGCTATCGTTTGGACTTGAATGACCAGTTGCGTATTGTTGAAGGCGATGCTTTCATGCGTTTAGAAAAGCTGTTGATTGGCAAAGTTGCCAACGGCGGCCCTAAGAAATTAGCTAAAGGCACCAAGATCGACAAGGAATACCTTGCTGATTTAGACAAATACCATTGGTTTGATGTTCGTCCAGCTGATGAGGAAGTAGCTTCACAAGTTGAAGCTATTAAGTCTTCTATTGAAGCGAAGCGCAAACAGTTTGATGAAGCCTTCGAAGAGAAGCGCACCAAGCTTACACAGGGCGATGATTTGCAACCTGGTGTAACGAAGATGGTTAAGGTGTACTTGGCTGTTAAGCGTCGCTTGCAGCCTGGTGACAAGATGGCCGGTCGTCACGGAAACAAGGGTGTGGTTTCTAAAATCGCTCCTGCGGAAGATATGCCATTTATGGCTGATGGACGCCCGGTTGATATCGTCTTGAACCCATTGGGTGTTCCTTCTCGTATGAACGTAGGTCAAATCTTGGAGACCCATTTAGGTTGGGCCGCTCAAGGTATTGGTAAGCGTATCGATGAGATGGTTCGTCAACAAGCTAAACAAGCTGAGTTACGTAAGTTCCTCAAGCAGCTTTACAACGAAACAGGCCGCATTGAAGATATCGATAATTTCACTGACGAGCAAATTACTGTTTTGGCTGAGAACCTCCGCCAAGGCTTGCCATTTGCAACACCAGTGTTTGATGGTGCTACTGAGGCTGAAATCGGTCGTATGCTCGAGTTGGCATATCCAGAAGATGTAGCGGCATCTTTGAGGATGACTCCATCACGTCAACAAATGGTTCTATTTGATGGTCGTACTGGTGATCAGTTCGAGCGTCCAGTAACCGTTGGCGTAATGCATGTCTTGAAACTCCACCACTTGGTCGACGACAAGATGCATGCTCGTTCAACCGGACCTTACTCTTTAGTAACGCAACAGCCATTGGGCGGTAAAGCTCAGTTCGGTGGCCAGCGCTTTGGTGAGATGGAAGTCTGGGCTCTCGAGGCATATGGTGCTTCATACGTCTTGCAGGAAATGCTGACAGTGAAGTCCGATGACGTCGCAGGCCGTACCAAGGTTTACGAAAACATCGTCAAGGGCGAGCACACGATTGATGCTGGCATGCCCGAATCCTTCAACGTACTGGTAAAAGAAATCCGTTCGTTGGGTATTGACATTGACATGGAGCGCAACTGA
- the rpoC gene encoding DNA-directed RNA polymerase subunit beta' → MKALLDLFKQTQGDEQFDVIKIGLASPEKIRSWSFGEVRKPETINYRTFKPERDGLFCAKIFGPTKDYECLCGKYKRLKFRGVICEKCGVEVTLAKVRRERMGHIELAAPVAHIWFLKSLPSRLGMVLDMTLRDIERVLYFEAYVVVDPGMTPEGAMKRGQIMSEDEYIAKTEEYGDGAFTAIMGAEGIRDLLRSIDIDREVETIRAELKATGSDAKIKKYAKRLKVLEAFQTSGIKPDWMIMEVLPVLPPELRPLVPLDGGRFATSDLNDLYRRVINRNNRLKRLLELRAPEIIVRNEKRMLQEAVDSLLDNGRRGKAMTGANKRPLKSLAEMIKGKSGRFRQNLLGKRVDYSGRSVIVVGPTLKLHQCGLPKLMALELFKPFIFNKLETLGIATTIKAAKKEVESQTPIVWDILEEVIREHPIMLNRAPTLHRLGIQAFEPMLIEGKAIQLHPLVCAAFNADFDGDQMAVHVPLSLEAQMEARTLMLASNNVLFPANGEPSIVPSQDVVLGLYYATRDKINGKGEGMVFANITEVVRAYEAGQVELASRVAVRITEYEIVDKKAEGDARFAEKTKIYQTSVGRAILSEILPKGMSFEEINKPLKKKEISRLINTSFRKCGLRETVIFADRLLQSGFRLATNAGISVAIDDMLIPTSKDRIITEASSKVKEYDKQFMSGLVTNQERYNNVVDIWGAAGDQVGKAMMDELSHVDVLDRNGKTVRQESFNSIYMMADSGARGSAAQIRQLAGMRGLMAKPDGSIIETPITANFREGLNVLQYFISTHGARKGLADTALKTANSGYLTRRLCDVTQDLVVIEEDCGATSGVTMKALVEGGEIIEALRDRILGRVCIGDIIHPDTQEVIVPNDTLLDEDHVDQIVALGIDEVKVRTVLSCQTRYGLCAKCYGRDLGRGGLVNVGEAVGVIAAQSIGEPGTQLTMRTFHIGGAASRALVASNIEAKSNGALKFSGTMRVVKNAKGEQIVISRSGEALIVDENGRERERHKVPYGATLLLKEDAAVKAGASLATWDPLTRPIISEYAGIARFDNVEEGVTVAKQVDEVTGLSTLVVIDGKRRSAASKGVRPVINLVDDKGNDVMIAGTDHPVNIGLQVGALITVKDGQKVEVGEVLARIPIESQKTRDITGGLPRVAELFEARSPKDAAVLAKVTGTVSFGKETKGKQRLVITDMDGEANEFLIPKEKQVLVHDGQVVNKGEMIVEGPADPHDILTLKGIEELAIYIVDEVQDVYRLQGVKINDKHIEVIVRQMLRRVQVTDPGDTSFITGEQVERSKLYDENDRVIAEGKHPAQFDNVLLGITKASLSTDSFISAASFQETTRVLTEAAIMGKTDTLRGLKENVIIGRLIPAGTGLSYRRARKVREQFERDRAQMIAAEEEALANMPVEIEAEVVSPTGEADPS, encoded by the coding sequence ATGAAAGCATTGCTCGATTTATTTAAGCAAACGCAGGGTGATGAGCAGTTTGATGTCATTAAGATTGGCCTCGCATCTCCTGAGAAAATTCGCTCATGGTCTTTTGGTGAAGTACGCAAACCAGAAACCATCAACTACCGGACTTTTAAGCCCGAGCGTGATGGCTTGTTTTGCGCCAAGATTTTTGGACCAACCAAAGACTACGAGTGCTTATGCGGCAAGTACAAACGCTTAAAGTTCCGTGGTGTTATCTGCGAGAAGTGCGGTGTTGAGGTTACTCTTGCTAAGGTGCGTCGTGAGCGCATGGGCCACATTGAGTTGGCAGCCCCTGTAGCGCACATCTGGTTCTTGAAGTCCCTACCATCCCGTTTGGGTATGGTTCTCGATATGACATTGCGTGATATCGAGCGCGTTCTCTACTTTGAAGCATATGTAGTGGTTGATCCTGGCATGACTCCTGAGGGCGCAATGAAGCGCGGTCAGATCATGTCTGAAGATGAGTACATCGCTAAGACTGAAGAGTATGGTGACGGCGCATTTACTGCAATCATGGGCGCAGAAGGTATTCGTGATCTCTTGCGTTCGATCGATATTGATCGTGAAGTAGAGACAATTCGTGCCGAATTGAAAGCAACTGGTAGTGATGCCAAGATTAAGAAATACGCTAAGCGCTTAAAAGTGCTTGAGGCGTTCCAGACTTCAGGCATTAAGCCTGACTGGATGATCATGGAAGTATTGCCAGTATTGCCACCAGAGTTGCGCCCATTGGTGCCATTGGATGGCGGTCGCTTTGCTACATCTGATTTGAACGACCTCTATCGTCGCGTGATCAATCGTAACAACCGCTTGAAGCGTTTGTTGGAATTACGCGCACCAGAGATCATCGTGCGCAATGAAAAACGCATGTTGCAAGAAGCGGTTGACTCATTGCTCGACAACGGTCGTCGCGGTAAGGCTATGACTGGTGCTAACAAGCGTCCTCTCAAGTCTTTGGCTGAGATGATTAAAGGTAAGAGCGGTCGCTTCCGTCAGAACTTGTTGGGTAAACGCGTTGACTACTCAGGTCGTTCAGTCATCGTGGTTGGTCCTACATTGAAATTGCATCAGTGTGGCTTACCAAAATTGATGGCTCTGGAATTATTCAAGCCATTCATTTTCAATAAGCTTGAGACTTTGGGAATTGCAACCACTATTAAGGCTGCGAAGAAAGAAGTTGAAAGCCAGACTCCTATCGTTTGGGACATTCTCGAAGAAGTCATTCGTGAACATCCAATCATGCTCAACCGTGCACCTACATTGCACCGTCTCGGTATTCAGGCTTTCGAGCCAATGCTGATTGAAGGTAAGGCAATCCAATTGCACCCATTGGTCTGTGCGGCATTTAACGCGGACTTTGACGGTGACCAAATGGCGGTTCACGTTCCTTTGTCGCTCGAAGCGCAAATGGAAGCACGTACATTGATGTTGGCATCGAACAACGTATTGTTCCCAGCAAACGGCGAGCCATCAATCGTTCCTTCACAGGACGTGGTGTTGGGTCTGTACTACGCTACACGTGACAAGATCAACGGCAAAGGCGAAGGTATGGTTTTCGCCAACATTACTGAGGTAGTTCGTGCATACGAAGCGGGTCAAGTTGAATTGGCTTCTCGTGTTGCTGTACGTATTACTGAGTATGAAATCGTGGACAAAAAGGCAGAAGGCGATGCGCGTTTTGCTGAGAAGACCAAGATCTATCAAACATCAGTTGGCCGTGCAATCTTGTCTGAGATTTTGCCTAAGGGTATGTCTTTCGAGGAAATCAACAAGCCTTTGAAGAAAAAAGAAATCTCACGCTTGATCAATACATCATTCCGTAAGTGCGGTTTGCGTGAAACAGTGATTTTTGCTGACCGTCTCTTGCAGTCTGGCTTCCGTTTGGCGACGAATGCTGGTATCTCTGTTGCGATCGACGATATGTTGATCCCAACATCTAAGGACCGCATCATTACTGAGGCTTCTTCCAAGGTTAAAGAGTATGACAAGCAGTTCATGTCAGGTCTCGTGACCAATCAAGAGCGTTATAACAACGTGGTTGATATTTGGGGTGCTGCAGGCGACCAAGTTGGTAAGGCCATGATGGATGAGTTGTCACATGTTGACGTACTCGATCGCAATGGCAAGACTGTGCGTCAAGAGTCCTTTAACTCCATCTACATGATGGCGGATTCTGGAGCACGTGGATCTGCAGCGCAGATTCGTCAGTTGGCTGGTATGCGTGGTTTGATGGCTAAGCCTGATGGCTCCATTATTGAAACCCCAATTACTGCGAACTTCCGTGAAGGTTTGAATGTATTGCAATACTTCATCTCTACTCACGGCGCTCGTAAAGGTCTGGCTGATACGGCGTTGAAGACAGCGAACTCTGGTTACTTGACACGTCGTTTGTGCGACGTTACTCAAGACCTCGTGGTCATTGAAGAAGATTGCGGTGCAACTTCTGGCGTAACTATGAAGGCGCTTGTAGAGGGTGGCGAAATTATCGAGGCATTGCGTGATCGTATTTTGGGTCGCGTATGTATCGGCGACATTATTCATCCTGATACACAAGAAGTGATCGTTCCTAACGATACATTGCTAGACGAAGATCATGTTGATCAAATCGTTGCATTAGGTATCGACGAAGTTAAGGTTCGCACAGTTCTTTCTTGCCAAACTCGTTACGGTTTGTGCGCGAAGTGCTACGGACGTGACTTAGGTCGCGGTGGCTTGGTAAACGTTGGTGAGGCGGTTGGTGTAATCGCTGCTCAGTCTATCGGTGAGCCAGGCACACAGTTGACCATGCGTACCTTCCACATTGGTGGTGCAGCGTCACGTGCATTAGTTGCGAGCAACATCGAAGCTAAATCTAATGGTGCTTTGAAGTTCTCTGGCACGATGCGTGTTGTGAAGAACGCTAAGGGTGAGCAGATCGTGATTTCACGTTCTGGCGAAGCCTTGATCGTTGATGAAAACGGTCGCGAGCGTGAGCGCCATAAAGTTCCTTACGGCGCAACTCTCCTGTTGAAGGAAGATGCTGCAGTAAAAGCCGGTGCAAGCTTGGCAACATGGGATCCGTTAACACGCCCGATTATTTCTGAGTATGCTGGTATCGCTCGCTTCGACAACGTTGAAGAGGGTGTAACCGTTGCTAAGCAGGTTGACGAAGTTACTGGCCTCTCCACTTTGGTGGTGATTGATGGTAAACGTCGCTCTGCAGCAAGCAAAGGCGTTCGCCCAGTGATCAACTTGGTTGATGACAAGGGTAATGACGTCATGATCGCCGGTACTGATCACCCAGTAAACATTGGCCTCCAAGTAGGCGCTTTGATTACTGTTAAGGATGGTCAGAAGGTCGAAGTTGGTGAAGTATTGGCGCGTATTCCAATCGAATCACAGAAGACACGCGATATTACCGGTGGTTTACCACGTGTTGCAGAGTTGTTTGAGGCACGTTCACCAAAAGATGCAGCTGTATTGGCGAAAGTCACTGGAACAGTTTCATTTGGTAAAGAAACCAAAGGTAAGCAACGTTTGGTTATTACCGATATGGATGGTGAAGCCAATGAATTCTTGATTCCTAAAGAGAAGCAAGTTCTCGTTCATGACGGTCAAGTTGTGAACAAGGGCGAGATGATTGTGGAAGGTCCTGCTGATCCACATGACATCTTGACTCTCAAGGGCATCGAAGAGTTGGCAATCTACATCGTTGACGAAGTTCAGGACGTTTATCGCCTCCAAGGTGTGAAGATCAATGACAAACACATTGAAGTAATCGTGCGCCAGATGTTGCGTCGTGTTCAGGTAACTGATCCAGGCGATACATCCTTCATCACTGGAGAGCAAGTTGAGCGTTCTAAGCTTTATGACGAGAATGATCGCGTGATTGCTGAAGGCAAGCATCCTGCTCAGTTTGACAACGTATTGCTTGGTATTACCAAGGCATCTTTGTCAACCGACAGCTTTATTTCAGCGGCTTCTTTCCAAGAAAC